A window from Pseudomonas frederiksbergensis encodes these proteins:
- a CDS encoding 50S ribosomal protein L25/general stress protein Ctc, with amino-acid sequence MNEFTLNAEVRSDLGKGASRRLRRLASLVPAVVYGGEKAPESISMLAKEVAKLLENEAAYSHIIELNVGGTKQNVIIKALQRHPAKGHVLHADFVRVVAGQKLTAIVPVHFVGEEAPIKKGGEVSHVVSEIEVTCLPKDLPEFIEVDLANAEIGSIIHLSDLKAPKGVEFVALAHGDDKAVANVHAPRVAPEATEEGAAE; translated from the coding sequence ATGAACGAATTTACTCTGAATGCTGAAGTGCGTTCCGACCTGGGGAAAGGTGCGAGCCGCCGCCTGCGTCGTCTCGCAAGCCTGGTACCAGCTGTAGTTTACGGTGGCGAAAAAGCCCCTGAATCCATCAGCATGCTGGCTAAAGAAGTTGCCAAACTGCTCGAAAACGAAGCGGCTTACAGCCACATCATCGAGCTGAACGTTGGCGGCACCAAGCAAAACGTGATCATCAAAGCCCTGCAGCGTCACCCGGCCAAAGGCCACGTGCTGCACGCTGACTTCGTACGCGTAGTAGCTGGCCAGAAACTGACCGCTATCGTGCCTGTACACTTCGTTGGCGAAGAAGCTCCGATCAAGAAAGGCGGCGAAGTTTCGCACGTTGTTTCGGAAATCGAAGTTACCTGCCTGCCAAAAGACCTGCCTGAATTCATCGAAGTCGATCTGGCTAACGCCGAAATCGGTTCGATCATTCACCTGTCTGACCTCAAAGCCCCTAAAGGCGTTGAGTTTGTTGCTCTGGCACACGGCGATGACAAGGCTGTTGCCAACGTTCACGCTCCACGTGTTGCTCCAGAAGCTACTGAAGAAGGCGCAGCAGAGTAA
- the pth gene encoding aminoacyl-tRNA hydrolase, whose amino-acid sequence MTAIKLIVGLGNPGAEYEQTRHNAGALFVERIANAQGVNLVADRKYFGLTGRYSHQGQDVRLLIPTTYMNRSGQAVAALAGFFRITPEEILVAHDELDLPPGVAKLKQGGGHGGHNGLRDIIAQLGNQNTFHRLRLGIGHPGVASMVSNFVLGRAPRAEQEKLDASIDFALGVLPDILAGEWNRAMKNLHSQKA is encoded by the coding sequence GTGACTGCCATCAAACTGATCGTTGGCCTGGGAAATCCAGGCGCTGAATACGAACAGACCCGGCATAACGCAGGGGCCCTTTTTGTTGAGCGCATCGCGAACGCACAAGGCGTAAACCTTGTGGCGGATCGCAAATATTTCGGCCTGACCGGACGCTATTCGCATCAAGGTCAGGATGTTCGTCTGCTGATTCCCACCACCTACATGAACCGCAGCGGCCAGGCCGTCGCGGCACTTGCCGGATTCTTCCGCATTACGCCTGAAGAAATCCTGGTGGCGCATGACGAACTCGACCTGCCACCCGGCGTTGCCAAGCTCAAACAGGGCGGCGGCCATGGCGGGCACAACGGGTTGCGCGACATCATCGCGCAACTGGGCAATCAGAATACCTTTCACCGCTTGCGGCTTGGCATTGGCCACCCGGGCGTTGCCAGTATGGTTTCAAATTTCGTCCTGGGTCGTGCGCCACGCGCCGAACAGGAAAAACTCGATGCCAGCATCGACTTTGCCCTCGGCGTGCTGCCGGATATCCTCGCCGGGGAATGGAACCGCGCGATGAAAAACCTGCACAGCCAGAAGGCCTGA